The following are from one region of the Microbacterium paraoxydans genome:
- a CDS encoding helix-turn-helix domain-containing protein — MSRTMEVLATVEHGTVDGYRAGCHGSTVSCGAAVSCTDVYIRYQGDWGFRKRVDAGENPADIVAEETAELEAIRERDKAANRKAKAAAARAEKERDERKARAAEPNLTERIGDDVRRLISEGKTVREIAAELKVAIASVTRTREALGIKGPPPRIIVDVAEVARLHAEGYSDTVIAQRMGVANSTISTIRREKLKLPRLSPKVARAHEESPRAARQRRIVELHGQGMTDQQIADELGTTRSAVYQARVRLNLPLNRARTRGPYKPRTTTRPERVELAPDADITHGTPDGYTAGCRGRGCPSTPTCTEAMLNAHRAARRQAGGE, encoded by the coding sequence ATGAGCCGCACGATGGAGGTCCTCGCGACCGTGGAGCACGGCACCGTCGACGGGTACCGTGCCGGATGCCACGGCTCCACGGTGTCCTGCGGCGCGGCCGTGTCCTGCACCGACGTCTACATCCGGTATCAGGGCGACTGGGGATTCCGGAAGCGCGTCGACGCCGGCGAGAACCCCGCCGACATCGTCGCCGAGGAGACCGCCGAGCTTGAGGCGATCCGGGAGCGCGACAAGGCCGCGAACCGGAAAGCGAAGGCCGCCGCCGCCCGCGCCGAGAAGGAACGCGACGAGAGGAAGGCGCGCGCTGCGGAGCCGAACCTCACGGAGCGGATCGGCGACGACGTCCGCCGGCTCATCAGCGAGGGGAAGACGGTCCGGGAGATCGCGGCCGAGCTGAAGGTCGCGATCGCGTCGGTCACCCGCACCCGGGAAGCGCTCGGCATCAAGGGCCCGCCGCCCCGGATCATCGTCGACGTCGCCGAGGTCGCCCGCCTCCACGCCGAGGGCTACTCGGACACGGTGATCGCCCAACGCATGGGTGTCGCGAACAGCACGATCAGCACGATCCGTCGGGAGAAGCTGAAGCTCCCGCGCCTGTCGCCGAAGGTCGCCCGGGCACACGAGGAGTCGCCGCGTGCCGCCCGGCAGCGTCGCATCGTCGAGCTGCACGGGCAGGGCATGACGGACCAGCAGATCGCCGACGAGCTCGGCACCACCCGGTCCGCGGTCTACCAGGCCCGGGTCCGGCTCAACCTTCCCCTGAACCGGGCACGCACCCGCGGACCGTACAAGCCCCGCACGACCACAAGGCCGGAGCGGGTGGAACTCGCCCCCGACGCGGACATCACACATGGCACCCCTGACGGCTACACGGCCGGATGCCGCGGTCGCGGATGCCCGAGCACCCCGACATGCACCGAAGCGATGCTGAACGCTCACAGGGCCGCACGCCGACAGGCAGGAGGCGAGTGA
- a CDS encoding DNA methyltransferase, translating to MTLHYDDAGLRLFHGSNKDILPTFADASFDSIVTDPPYELGFMGKGWDSSGIAYDVDVWRECFRVLKPGGHLLAFGGTRTWHRIAVAIEDAGFEIRDSIAWMYGSGFPKSLNVANAIDKSRNDQDEVLAVTTRLADLAAAAGVTRRQIDEAMGTSDMGGWWLSRIRGRAAIASVENWGRLRDLIPGASELDDEVWRLNGRKGAPGEAWAAREIIGQAQDRRGDGTVIGLGHSGEIARATSDVARQWEGWGTALKPAFEPIIVARKPLVGTVAANVLAYGTGAINIDANRVHTAGSEAKAYKVKQLKPGATLNREGGNWRPDDPDAETYEGETKAGRFPSNVLLDESQAAALDAQTGTLTSGTGAVKRASSAARDGNRGAALGKESRAEGTEMVSYGDSGGASRYFPTFRYAAKAPGTERPEVDGVAHATVKPLDLMRWLVRLVTRRGGHVLDLFAGSGTTGEAALLEGMECTLIELEADHLPLILARVRKPLQTSLFGDWEGGVA from the coding sequence ATGACCCTCCACTACGACGACGCCGGCCTCCGCCTGTTCCACGGGTCGAACAAGGACATCCTCCCGACGTTCGCGGATGCGTCGTTCGATTCGATCGTCACCGACCCGCCCTACGAGCTCGGCTTCATGGGCAAGGGGTGGGACTCGTCCGGCATCGCGTACGACGTCGACGTGTGGCGTGAGTGCTTCCGCGTGCTCAAGCCCGGCGGGCATCTTCTCGCGTTCGGCGGCACCCGCACCTGGCACCGCATCGCCGTCGCGATCGAGGATGCCGGGTTCGAGATCCGCGACTCGATCGCCTGGATGTACGGCAGCGGATTTCCCAAGTCCCTGAACGTGGCAAACGCGATCGACAAGTCGCGGAATGACCAAGACGAAGTGCTCGCAGTTACTACCCGGCTCGCTGACCTCGCGGCAGCCGCGGGCGTCACCCGTCGCCAGATCGACGAAGCGATGGGCACCAGCGACATGGGCGGGTGGTGGCTTTCCCGCATTCGAGGTCGAGCAGCCATCGCGTCCGTCGAGAACTGGGGGCGCCTGCGGGATCTTATCCCCGGCGCCTCAGAGCTCGACGACGAGGTATGGCGGCTGAACGGACGGAAGGGCGCACCCGGGGAGGCGTGGGCCGCGCGCGAGATCATCGGGCAGGCACAGGACCGTCGCGGCGACGGCACAGTAATCGGTCTCGGCCACTCAGGCGAAATCGCCCGCGCGACCTCAGATGTGGCGCGCCAGTGGGAGGGCTGGGGTACTGCGCTCAAGCCGGCGTTCGAGCCGATCATCGTCGCGCGGAAGCCGCTGGTCGGGACGGTCGCGGCGAACGTGCTTGCGTACGGCACCGGAGCGATCAACATCGACGCAAACCGTGTGCACACCGCTGGCAGCGAGGCAAAGGCGTACAAGGTGAAGCAGCTGAAGCCGGGCGCGACCCTCAACAGGGAAGGCGGCAACTGGCGCCCGGACGATCCCGACGCCGAGACGTACGAGGGGGAAACTAAAGCGGGTCGGTTCCCGTCGAACGTGCTGCTCGACGAGTCGCAGGCCGCTGCGCTCGACGCGCAGACCGGCACGTTGACCAGTGGCACCGGAGCGGTGAAGCGCGCCTCGAGCGCAGCGCGCGACGGCAACCGCGGCGCAGCGCTAGGCAAGGAATCGCGCGCCGAGGGAACTGAGATGGTTTCGTACGGCGACAGCGGGGGAGCGTCGCGCTACTTCCCGACGTTCCGCTACGCCGCGAAGGCCCCGGGCACCGAGCGGCCCGAGGTCGACGGCGTCGCGCATGCGACTGTGAAGCCCCTCGACCTGATGCGCTGGCTCGTCCGCCTCGTCACACGCCGCGGCGGCCACGTCCTCGACCTGTTCGCCGGCTCCGGCACCACCGGAGAGGCAGCCCTGCTCGAAGGCATGGAATGCACGCTGATCGAGCTCGAAGCCGATCACCTTCCGCTGATCCTCGCGAGGGTGCGGAAGCCGCTGCAGACGTCGCTATTCGGCGACTGGGAAGGGGGTGTGGCATGA